A region from the Musa acuminata AAA Group cultivar baxijiao chromosome BXJ1-10, Cavendish_Baxijiao_AAA, whole genome shotgun sequence genome encodes:
- the LOC135595432 gene encoding multiple C2 domain and transmembrane region protein 14-like yields the protein MADGGNRRLVVEVCNARNLMPKDGQGTASAYVMVDFDGQRRRTKTRLRDLNPQWDEKLEFLVHDPESMAAETLELNVYNDKKTGKRNTFLGKVKISGTSFAKAGSEALIYYPLEKRSVFSQVKGELGLRVSYIDEAPPPAADEAPATEAKPEAPPVAEDKKPAAEEEKKPEEAKKTDEAKKPEKTKTDEKAAPASKDEEKKKQPEKTKPTEAAPASTDAGKPKEDKQKAPPLPAPTPPATPAKDSHPLGLSDLEIRPFAGERPSSSYDLVDRVPYLFVRVLKAKHGGAEGRPVYAQVVIGSHSVRTRIVRSADWDQVFAFHKENLNSTALEVFVHEEKKDGDKPAEDVSLGSVCFDLQEIPKRSPPDSPLAPQWYTLEASTPEPTAAPGNDVMLAVWVGTQVDEAFQEAWQSDSGGLNVHTRSKAYLSPKLWYLRLTVIQTQDLHLPPAPDTKLPISGGATGPEILVKGQLCGQVFRTGRAPLVTSSSSANPTWNEDLVFVAAEPFDPFLTVVLEDATAGQPVGHTKVPLSSIHRRLDDRAEPPARWLNLAGDDEGRPYVGRLHVRVCLEGGYHVLDEAAHVASDVRAASKQLSKPPVGLLEVGVRGATNLVPMKPATQGGASGSTDAYVVLKYGPKWARTRTILDQFNPRWNEQYAWDVFDPCTVLTIGVFDNSRFRPAEAGGSGSSKPPVKDARIGKVRIRLSTLDTNRVYVNSYALTAVQPAGAKKMGEIELAIRFSCPSWLSLLQTYGSPMLPRMHYVRPLAPAQQDALRHTAMRLVAARLSRSEPPLGPEVVHHMLDTDAHTWSVRRSRTNWARVVGGLTRAAAAARWVHGVRTWSHPPTTALVHVLLAAAVLCPQVILPTAALYLFLVLVWRYRARPRGPAGMDPRLSQVDAVGPDELDEEFDVFPSSRPADLVRLRYDRLRALAGRAQTLLGDVAAQGERVEALLGWHDPRATGIFAAFCVLSSIVLYAVPFRVLLLFAGFYYLRHPRFRGDMPSAGFNFFRRLPPLSDRIL from the coding sequence ATGGCGGACGGAGGGAACCGgagactggtggtggaggtgtgcAATGCGCGGAACCTGATGCCCAAGGACGGGCAAGGGACGGCCAGCGCCTACGTGATGGTGGACTTCGACGGGCAGCGGCGGCGGACCAAGACGCGGCTCCGGGACCTCAACCCCCAATGGGACGAGAAGCTCGAGTTCCTAGTGCACGACCCCGAGTCAATGGCCGCCGAGACCCTGGAGCTCAACGTCTACAACGACAAGAAGACCGGCAAGCGGAACACCTTCCTCGGGAAGGTCAAGATCTCCGGCACCAGCTTCGCCAAGGCCGGCTCTGAGGCCCTCATCTACTACCCCTTGGAGAAGAGGAGCGTCTTCTCCCAGGTGAAGGGTGAGCTCGGCCTCCGCGTGAGTTACATTGACGAGGCTCCTCCCCCGGCCGCCGATGAGGCTCCGGCTACCGAGGCCAAGCCAGAGGCTCCGCCGGTTGCCGAGGACAAGAAACCGGCggcggaagaggagaagaagcccGAGGAAGCAAAGAAAACGGATGAGGCAAAGAAGCCAGAGAAGACCAAAACAGACGAGAAGGCCGCCCCTGCTTCCAAGgacgaggagaagaagaaacaacCCGAGAAGACAAAGCCCACGGAGGCCGCTCCGGCCAGCACCGACGCCGGTAAACCTAAGGAGGACAAGCAGAAGGCACCACCTTTGCCAGCGCCGACGCCGCCGGCCACCCCGGCCAAGGACTCGCACCCATTGGGCCTCAGCGACCTCGAAATCCGCCCTTTCGCCGGCGAGCGCCCCTCCAGCTCGTACGACCTCGTGGACCGCGTGCCCTACCTCTTCGTCCGCGTCCTGAAGGCGAAGCATGGCGGCGCGGAAGGCCGGCCCGTCTATGCGCAGGTGGTCATCGGCAGCCACAGCGTGCGCACCCGGATCGTCAGGTCAGCGGACTGGGACCAGGTCTTCGCGTTCCACAAGGAGAACCTCAACTCCACGGCCCTTGAGGTGTTCGTGCACGAGGAGAAGAAGGACGGAGACAAGCCCGCCGAAGACGTGAGCCTCGGCTCCGTCTGTTTTGACCTCCAGGAAATCCCGAAGCGGTCGCCGCCGGACTCCCCCCTGGCGCCCCAATGGTATACCCTCGAGGCCTCCACGCCGGAACCAACGGCGGCACCGGGGAATGACGTCATGCTCGCCGTGTGGGTCGGGACGCAGGTCGACGAGGCGTTCCAGGAGGCGTGGCAATCGGATTCCGGCGGCCTCAACGTGCACACCCGCTCTAAGGCCTACCTCTCTCCCAAACTGTGGTACCTCCGGCTAACGGTGATCCAGACGCAGGACCTCCACCTCCCTCCCGCCCCTGACACCAAGTTGCCGATATCGGGTGGCGCCACCGGACCTGAGATCCTCGTCAAGGGCCAGCTCTGCGGGCAGGTCTTCAGGACCGGCCGTGCCCCACTCGTCACCAGCTCCAGCTCGGCCAACCCGACCTGGAACGAGGACCTCGTCTTCGTCGCCGCCGAGCCGTTCGATCCCTTCCTGACCGTCGTCCTCGAGGATGCAACTGCCGGCCAGCCGGTTGGCCACACCAAGGTCCCGCTCTCCTCCATCCACCGCCGACTGGACGACCGCGCGGAACCGCCGGCCCGGTGGCTCAATCTTGCCGGCGATGACGAGGGCCGCCCGTACGTCGGCCGGCTTCACGTTCGCGTCTGCCTGGAGGGCGGCTACCACGTGCTGGACGAAGCCGCACACGTGGCCAGCGACGTCCGCGCCGCCTCCAAGCAGCTCTCCAAGCCCCCCGTCGGCCTGCTCGAGGTGGGCGTCCGCGGGGCCACCAACCTGGTTCCAATGAAGCCGGCGACGCAGGGCGGCGCAAGCGGGTCCACCGACGCCTACGTGGTGCTCAAATACGGGCCCAAGTGGGCGCGCACACGGACCATCCTCGACCAGTTCAATCCGCGGTGGAACGAGCAGTACGCGTGGGACGTGTTCGACCCCTGCACCGTCCTTACCATCGGCGTCTTCGACAACTCCCGCTTCCGACCGGCCGAGGCCGGCGGGAGCGGCAGCAGTAAACCCCCGGTCAAGGATGCCCGTATCGGGAAGGTCCGCATCCGGCTCTCGACCCTGGACACGAACCGAGTCTACGTGAACTCGTATGCGCTGACCGCGGTCCAGCCGGCCGGGGCGAAGAAGATGGGCGAGATCGAGCTGGCGATCCGATTCAGCTGTCCGTCGTGGCTCAGCCTGCTGCAGACGTACGGCAGCCCGATGCTCCCGCGCATGCACTACGTCCGCCCGCTGGCCCCGGCGCAGCAGGACGCGCTGCGGCACACCGCGATGCGCCTCGTCGCCGCCCGGCTCTCCCGCTCCGAGCCCCCGCTCGGCCCCGAGGTGGTGCACCACATGCTCGACACAGACGCCCACACGTGGAGCGTGCGCCGGAGCCGGACCAACTGGGCGCGCGTGGTGGGCGGGCTCACTCGAGCGGCCGCGGCGGCGCGGTGGGTCCACGGGGTTCGCACCTGGTCGCACCCTCCGACCACGGCGCTGGTTCACGTGCTGCTGGCCGCCGCGGTGCTCTGCCCGCAGGTCATCCTCCCCACGGCGGCGCTCTACCTCTTCCTGGTGCTGGTGTGGCGGTACCGCGCCCGTCCGCGGGGGCCCGCCGGGATGGACCCCCGGCTGTCGCAGGTGGACGCGGTGGGGCCGGACGAGCTGGACGAGGAGTTCGACGTGTTCCCATCGTCGCGGCCGGCGGACTTGGTCCGGCTGCGGTACGACAGGCTGCGGGCGCTGGCGGGGCGGGCGCAGACGCTGCTGGGGGACGTGGCGGCACAAGGGGAGCGGGTGGAGGCCCTCCTCGGGTGGCACGACCCGCGCGCCACCGGCATCTTCGCCGCCTTCTGCGTACTGTCGTCGATCGTGCTGTACGCGGTGCCGTTCCGGGTGCTCCTGCTGTTCGCCGGCTTCTACTACCTGCGCCACCCGAGGTTCCGCGGGGACATGCCGTCGGCCGGGTTCAACTTCTTCCGGCGCCTGCCGCCACTGTCGGACCGGATCCTCTAG
- the LOC104000379 gene encoding cation/calcium exchanger 1-like, with product MAFVLSDNLKAFVNTSFLLLLCFFLTSHIRSPTTSFHVTSTQTAKPPGCAGLHKLKDHHSKCLYIKSHHPCLSQGYVNYLQLYYCLCGSHPPFGYVLLALWLLILFYLLGNTASQYFCSSVENLSRVLNLSPAIAGVTLLSLGNGSPDVLASIVSFRSGSGEVGLSSVLGGAFFVSCVVVGIINLSAGSSPRAAAVRIDRSSFIRDVCFFVVVLSSLFAILLVGRINIWGAMAFTSLYFVYVSIVSVTHFCGEKYEDLAMPILEKEELNDPVTAAKEAWPEGEEEEPQDSASSLMLNSTASQYLKCFLYLMDMPLYLPRRLTIPDVSEERWSRTYAVTSATLAPIFVAALWNSKRGSKESFTIYLYGGLVGIVLGLIALHTTMKESPPKKFLFPWLAGGFLMSVLWTYIIAEELVGLLVSLGFIFGVSPAILGLTVLAWGNSIGDLIANVAMATSGGQDGAQIAMSGCYAGPIFNTLAGLGLSLVVSAWAVHPDSFVIPVGSALFEILGFMIGGLLWALVMLPRKGMKLDKVVGVGLLVIYFCFLSLRLSQSLVLVQVV from the coding sequence ATGGCATTTGTGCTCTCAGATAACTTGAAGGCCTTCGTCAacacttccttcctcctcctcttgtgcTTCTTCTTGACATCCCATATCCGTTCTCCGACCACCTCCTTCCATGTCACGAGCACTCAGACCGCCAAGCCACCTGGCTGCGCCGGGCTTCACAAGCTAAAAGACCATCATTCCAAGTGCCTCTACATCAAGAGCCATCACCCCTGCTTGTCTCAGGGCTATGTCAACTACCTCCAGCTTTACTACTGCCTTTGCGGCAGTCACCCTCCGTTTGGGTATGTGCTGCTGGCTCTGTGGCTTCTGATTCTGTTCTACTTGCTGGGCAACACGGCCTCGCAGTACTTCTGCTCCTCGGTGGAGAACCTGTCGAGGGTGCTTAACCTGTCTCCGGCCATTGCCGGCGTGACGCTCTTGTCGCTGGGGAACGGCTCGCCTGACGTGCTTGCCAGCATTGTCTCGTTCCGCTCGGGCTCCGGCGAGGTGGGGCTCAGCAGCGTCCTGGGTGGCGCCTTCTTCGTGTCATGCGTCGTCGTCGGCATCATCAACCTCTCCGCAGGCTCGTCCCCCCGCGCGGCGGCGGTGCGCATCGATCGCTCGAGCTTCATCCGCGACGTGTGCTTCTTCGTCGTCGTGCTGTCGTCTCTCTTCGCCATCCTGCTTGTTGGCAGGATCAACATCTGGGGTGCAATGGCCTTCACGTCCCTGTACTTCGTCTACGTCTCCATCGTGTCAGTGACGCACTTCTGCGGCGAGAAGTACGAAGACCTCGCCATGCCCATCCTGGAGAAGGAGGAGCTCAACGATCCGGTGACCGCGGCGAAGGAGGCGTGGcccgagggagaagaagaggagccacAGGACTCGGCAAGCTCCCTGATGCTCAACTCCACGGCGTCGCAATACCTGAAGTGCTTCCTCTACCTCATGGACATGCCTCTCTACCTTCCAAGGAGGCTAACCATACCAGATGTATCAGAGGAGAGGTGGTCGAGGACGTACGCAGTGACTTCAGCCACACTGGCGCCCATCTTTGTGGCAGCACTGTGGAACTCCAAGAGAGGCTCGAAAGAGAGCTTCACCATCTATCTCTATGGAGGCCTGGTGGGCATAGTTCTGGGGCTCATTGCACTGCACACCACCATGAAGGAGAGCCCTCCAAAGAAGTTCTTGTTCCCTTGGTTGGCAGGGGGGTTCTTGATGAGTGTTCTCTGGACTTACATCATTGCCGAGGAGCTGGTAGGACTGTTGGTGTCCTTAGGTTTCATCTTCGGAGTGAGTCCTGCAATCTTGGGGCTGACGGTGCTAGCATGGGGGAACTCCATCGGAGACCTGATAGCCAATGTGGCAATGGCCACGAGCGGGGGTCAGGACGGGGCCCAGATTGCGATGTCAGGGTGCTACGCGGGGCCCATCTTCAACACACTGGCAGGCCTAGGGCTATCCCTGGTGGTGTCAGCTTGGGCGGTGCATCCAGATTCGTTTGTGATCCCAGTGGGCAGTGCGCTGTTCGAGATCCTGGGGTTCATGATTGGGGGCTTGCTGTGGGCTCTGGTGATGCTGCCGAGGAAGGGGATGAAGCTGGATAAGGTGGTGGGAGTTGGCCTCTTGGTCATCTATTTCTGTTTTTTGTCTCTCAGGCTCTCCCAAAGCCTTGTGCTGGTGCAAGTAGTTTAA
- the LOC135595433 gene encoding TATA-box-binding protein 1-like isoform X2, whose translation MENMVGQSLEESQPVDLSLHPSGIVPRFQNIVSTVNLDCRLDLPAIAIQARNAEYNPKRFAAVIMRIRDPKTTALVFASGKMVCTGAKSEQQSNLAARKYARIIQKIGFPVKFENFKIQNIVGSCDVKFPIRLEGLAYSHQSFCTYEPELFPGLIYRMKQPKVVLLIFVSGKIVLTGAKVRDDIYTAFESIYPVLKEFMKISTTQSGQ comes from the exons ATGGAGAATATGGTTGGTCAGAGCTTGGAGGAAAGCCAGCCCGTTGATCTCTCTCTGCATCCGTCTGGCATTGTTCCCAGATTTCA GAATATTGTTTCGACGGTAAATTTGGACTGTAGGTTGGACCTTCCAGCCATAGCTATTCAGGCTCGAAATGCAGAGTACAATCCCAAG CGTTTTGCTGCAGTCATTATGAGAATAAGAGATCCGAAAACCACAGCTTTGGTATTTGCATCTGGAAAAATG GTTTGTACAGGAGCAAAGAGCGAGCAGCAATCAAACCTTGCAGCGCGGAAG TATGCTCGTATCATCCAGAAGATAGGTTTCCCAGTTAAATTTGAG AATTTCAAGATCCAGAACATTGTTGGTTCATGCGATGTAAAATTTCCTATAAGGCTTGAGGGCCTTGCCTATTCTCATCAATCTTTCTGTACT TATGAACCAGAGCTCTTTCCTGGTCTGATCTATCGGATGAAACAACCAAAGGttgtacttctcatttttgtttccGGAAAGATTGTCCTCACTGGTGCGAAG GTGAGAGATGACATATACACTGCATTCGAG